Genomic DNA from Mycolicibacterium helvum:
GCGGCCGTCGTGACCGGCGGATCTACCTCGAGTGCCGCGGCCGCAGCCGCGGCCAAGGACCTCCGCGCTCCGGGCGGTGGCCAGGCATCCGCCAACACGACCAAGACCGACACCACGGCGAAGCGCGCTTCCACCACGCCGGCCAAAGGCGTCGCCGGCCCGCGGTCGAGGCACTCGGCTCCCACATCGGCGGCGGCCAGCGGCAATCGGTCCACCGGTTCGGCTCGAGCCACCGGTAAGCGCGACGCGCGCCCGGCCAGCACCAAGGCGAACGCCACGTCAGCCAGGTGAATGCGGGAGGCCGGGGTCCACAGCCTAGATTTGAGGGTATGAGCACCGGCCGCGACATCCCCGCCGATTACGACGAGCACGCGGTACACGTCGGCGATCCCAAACACGAGGCGGCCGGGGTGAAGGCCGTGATGGTCAGCATGCAGCGCGGCCTGGCCGAGATGGGCCCGGTCCGCACGTTGGCGACGTTGTCGCGGCTCAATCAGCGCCACGGATTCGACTGCCCAGGCTGCGCGTGGCCCGAGGAACATGGCGGCCGCAAACTGGCGGAGTTCTGCGAAAACGGCGCCAAGGCGGTGGCCGAGGAGGCCACCAAGCGGCGAGTCACCCCGGACTTCTTCGCTCGCCACACGGTGGCCGAGCTGGCCGCCAAACCCGAGTACTGGCTGTCCCAGCAGGGCCGGCTGACCCACCCGATGGTCCTGCGGCCCGGCGAGCAGCACTACCAGCCGATCGGCTGGGACGAGGCCTACCGATTGATCGCCGAGCACCTGCGTGATCTCGGCTCGCCGCACGAAGCGGTGTTCTACACCTCGGGGCGAACCAGCAACGAGGCGGCGTTCCTCTACCAATTGCTGGTCCGCAGCTTCGGCACCAACAACCTGCCGGACTGTTCCAACATGTGCCACGAGTCGTCGGGCACCGCCCTGGTCGACTCCATCGGCATCGGCAAGGGCTCGGTGACCGTCGATGACGTCGAACACGCCGACGTCATCGTCATCGCCGGACAGAATCCGGGCACCAACCATCCGCGGATGCTGTCGGTGCTGGAGAAGGCGAAAGCCAATGGGGCAAAGATCATCGCCGTCAACCCGCTTCCCGAAGCCGGCCTGATCCGGTTCAAGGATCCGCAGAAGGTGAACGGCGTCGTCGGCCACGGTGTACCGATCGCCGACGAGTTCGTGCAAATCCGCCTCGGCGGCGATTTAGCGTTGTTCAAAGGGCTGGGCCGGCTGTTGGTGGAGGCCGAGGACCGCGCTCCCGGCAGCGTGATCGACCGCGAGTTCATCGACGCGCACTGCCACGGCTTCGACGAGTACCTCGCCGACGCCCGCACCGTCGACTTGGACACCGTCACCGAAGCCACCGGCATCACCCGGCCACAGCTGGAGCGAGTTGCGGGCATGCTGGCCGCCTCGCAACGCACCATCGTGTGCTGGGCCATGGGTATCACCCAGCACACCCACGCTGTCGCCACGATCACCGAGATGACCAACTTGCTGTTGTTGCGCGGCATGATTGGCAAGCCCGGCGCCGGAGTGTGCCCGGTACGCGGACATTCCAACGTCCAGGGCGACCGCACGATGGGCATCTGGGAGCAGGTCCCCGAGACCTTCCTGACCGCACTGGACAACCGGTTCGGCATCATCAGTCCCCGCAAGCACGGCTATGACACGGTCGACGCCATCCGGGCGATGCGCGATGGGCGAGCGTCGGTATTCCTGGCCATGGGCGGCAACTTCGCCTCGGCCACCCCAGACACCGCGGTGACCGAGGCCGCGTTGAGCGCGTGCGCGCTGACCGTCCAGGTCTCCACCAAACTCAACCGCAGCCACCTGGTGCACGGGCGCACGGCGTTGATCTTGCCCACCCTGGGCCGGACCGACCGTGACCTGGTGGGTGGCCGCAAACAGGTTGTCTCCGTCGAGGATTCGATGTCGATGGTGCACCTGTCACGGGGCAGCCTCACCCCACCGAGCGACGAGGTGCGTAGCGAAGTCGCCATCATCTGTCAGCTGGCCCGCACGGTGCTCGGCGCTGACCATCCGGTCCCGTGGGAAACCTTCGCCGCCGACTACGACACCATCCGCGACGCAATCGCCGCTGTGGTGCCGGGCTGCGCCGACTACAACGCCCGGGTGCGCCAGCCCGACGGCTTCCAATTGCCGCATCCGCCACGGGATTCCCGCGAGTTCCCGACCATCACCGGCAAGGCCAACTTCGCGGTCAACGAGCTGAACTGGGTACCGGTGCCGCCGGGACGTCTGGTGCTGCAGACATTACGCAGCCACGACCAGTACAACACCACCATCTACGGGCTCGACGACCGCTACCGCGGGGTCAAGGGCGGCCGTCGCGTCGTATTCGTCAACCCGGCCGACATTGCGTCGCTCGGGCTGGCCGATGGCGACCGCGTCGACTTGATTTCGGAGTTCACCGACAGCCAGGGCGAGCTACAGGAGCGCCGCGCCAAGGATTTCCTGGTGGTGCCGTACTCCACCCCCGTCGGCAACGCCGCCGCCTACTACCCCGAGACCAATCCCCTGGTGCCGCTGGATCACGTTGCCGCCAAGTCGAATACGCCGGTATCGAAGGCCGTCGTGATCCGGCTGGAGCGCGGTGGGCAGGAAAGTGGCGCAGCATGGGGAGGGTGACGTCGCGGCGGCGGGCCAGCCACGTCAACGACGGCACGGCCAC
This window encodes:
- a CDS encoding FdhF/YdeP family oxidoreductase, which codes for MSTGRDIPADYDEHAVHVGDPKHEAAGVKAVMVSMQRGLAEMGPVRTLATLSRLNQRHGFDCPGCAWPEEHGGRKLAEFCENGAKAVAEEATKRRVTPDFFARHTVAELAAKPEYWLSQQGRLTHPMVLRPGEQHYQPIGWDEAYRLIAEHLRDLGSPHEAVFYTSGRTSNEAAFLYQLLVRSFGTNNLPDCSNMCHESSGTALVDSIGIGKGSVTVDDVEHADVIVIAGQNPGTNHPRMLSVLEKAKANGAKIIAVNPLPEAGLIRFKDPQKVNGVVGHGVPIADEFVQIRLGGDLALFKGLGRLLVEAEDRAPGSVIDREFIDAHCHGFDEYLADARTVDLDTVTEATGITRPQLERVAGMLAASQRTIVCWAMGITQHTHAVATITEMTNLLLLRGMIGKPGAGVCPVRGHSNVQGDRTMGIWEQVPETFLTALDNRFGIISPRKHGYDTVDAIRAMRDGRASVFLAMGGNFASATPDTAVTEAALSACALTVQVSTKLNRSHLVHGRTALILPTLGRTDRDLVGGRKQVVSVEDSMSMVHLSRGSLTPPSDEVRSEVAIICQLARTVLGADHPVPWETFAADYDTIRDAIAAVVPGCADYNARVRQPDGFQLPHPPRDSREFPTITGKANFAVNELNWVPVPPGRLVLQTLRSHDQYNTTIYGLDDRYRGVKGGRRVVFVNPADIASLGLADGDRVDLISEFTDSQGELQERRAKDFLVVPYSTPVGNAAAYYPETNPLVPLDHVAAKSNTPVSKAVVIRLERGGQESGAAWGG